TCCATGGAGCATCCTTACTGAGTGTCATGTACATTTAACTCTGCAGAGGAAAGACATTCCCAAATGACACCCACAGACTGGAGATCAGATCAGTGGAAAAGGCTGACAGGGGCGCAGCAGTAGTGGTGGTAGATGGAGAAAAGAGCGTTGAACACTCTTCCGGGCTGTAATTTGAGCTGACAGCATTCCTCAGGGATGGCGGGCAGGACGAGGGGAAGAGGTAGCATCAGGGATACCTGGCGTTACCGAATCCAGAGCCCAGCTGGTAGTCCTGAGTTCAATATCTCACTCCTTTTACCACCCAAGCATCAGGGATAAGCTTAAAGGACGTTAACCTGAATGTAACACCAACTCAGTTCATGCTGTATGTGCTCGTGCCAGCATACAGCAAGGTCCTGCATGAACATGTATGTTGAAGGGAGACTGAACCTGGGTTGACTGTTAGGAGGACCTGTGCTGATATAGATGTAGAAGATGACAAGAGTGGGAAGAGACAGGAAGATGTGAAGAGTCTGAGTTAAATCTGAGTTATCACAGGCAAGAAAACATGGTGGTACAGTGTTATTAAAGAGATATGGTCCTTTACGCCTGCATACATGTCTGCTGAGGTCTTTGCCCTGCAACAGAATGCTACAGTGGGATGGAGAGGATGATGAATATTTAGcctgtcttcctctgtgtgtaaatgcagcTATGCATTCACTTCTCAAGTCATTTAtctttctctgctcctctcctaTCCTCACGCTGTCTCCCAACATATGGTGTAAGacgaagcacacacacacacacacacacacacacacacaaacacgcgcTGAGACCACACAATCAAAAGCTAGGGAGTCTTTTAGGAGTCAAGACTGTGACCATGTAAAATCACATCTTTTTACATGATTGTACCAGTCTATAAAAGTAACAAGTTAAATCAAGTGAAATAATTTACCGGTAGTtcaaaaaaattacaaattatcCTTAAAGGGCCTTCTTTATACTTACACCCTCTGAAACCAGTTCAGCACAACGATTTCCTAATTGGAACCTGCACAAATGCAAATTTGTGGTAATtgacaaaatgaacaaataaatacttAATGGCATCGAATTTGTTTCTTTCCTACTGCTGCtgattataatattaataacaatcatacttcttttctctttctcaacAGCACAAAGCAAGAGTGGAAGCAATGATGTGCGATCTGGCCTCTCTCCGAAGTGTTCGGGAGTTTGCAGCTGCTTTCAAAGCCAAGAAACTGTGAGTATTTCAAAACTGGTCCTTCCACTGTTTCTGATATTTTCTGCTATGCTTGATATTTTTTATATGCAGCCTATGCATTATGGTTTTACTTCTACATTTCTATtgtcatttatacattttgctTCGTGACAATGCCTAGTTGACCTTTAGCTCCAGAGCATTGTGGACATTCAGTGCAAATGCTCTGGAAGAATATGGCTCCTTCCAATGTTGCACTTGAGTGTGTTTGACTGAAAGGTTTTACTCTACAAACTGTACTTTTTCCACAAGATTTGGTTCAGTTTAGATGTAAAATACCATCAAAATACAAGCAAGTCTCCATTGTGAGGAGACGGGACAGAGCTAGGTCCTAAAATAGCTTGTGTGGCAGCACAGTTCAGTAGTGCTGTATCTCAGTTCTGGTTAAACTTTAGTAGCCATTATTCAATTGCTGGGcctttttaattttacttattcagatgaaaagacaaaaaaggaaacaggaagaaagaaacaaataattaaaagcaaTGTATACTAAACTGAATCTCTCATATAAGCAAACCACCTCATCTTCTTGCATACACCAAATTTAAACAATGCTGCTGTTTCTGATGGACACCATATGGTCAAGGCCCCAGAAGTCAGTGTGTCCATTTGTGTCCATTGACTTGACATTGGTCAAACAGATGAACAGACTTTATGGCGCTTATTTTGTGGTGGTCAGCTTTTACGGCATGTGTCTTACATCTTGTGGCTGGTCGCACAGTCGCTATTTTGGGGTCATGGATTCTGTCAAGTCATCCATACTGCTCATCCACCAGTAGGTCTCTAGGCGtgggtgtggatgtgtgtgtgtgcttgtgtgtgcatgtgcctgGTGTCAGGGGAGCCCCTTGGGGAGAGGCAGGACAGTCATCGCCTGTAGCAGCCCTGGGGCAGGGTATGGCCATCCAGGACACGTGTCTTGGGTCACAGCCAAACCTCACAGTGGCTTCCCTCACTCTGTGTCCTATAGCTCTCTCCCATCTCTTGCATTTGTCCATCCCATCCGCACTAAAGCACTGTATGTTTATCTCTCTTTAACCCCACTGTCTCCAGAATTCCTTAGTTTTTTACACATCCCAGTTTGCGAATGGTTTATCTGCCTCCGTTTCCCTCTCTTTTACCCTCTCTCACGTTGTATctcagtctttctctgtctgtgtcgCTCTCTCTGGCAACCTCAGTATTTTGGCAAGGTTGTATTTCTTCATTAGCTGTGGTGTTGGGGGGAGTGGGGGAGTCCCAGGGGACGTCAGAGTACATTAATTCTCATCAGAAGGCgaacagagcagagtggagacTGGGAGCTTTGAGCTGTGAATGGCACTGGGCAGCTGTCTGAGACTACCACCACTCTATTACTGCACGTATGTCTTCAGGCATAACACACACCACTCGCACATATATGTGCATACATGcacggacacacacagatgattcCGTGTGCAGAAGCGTACatgtaatgttttgtaaatACACAGAGACAAACGGATACATACACTCACATACGCATGCACAATAATGCTCTTGCAGCGTGTCATTGACAGGTGAAATGTAatcagtctttttcttttccttctctcgTTTCTCACTTCTTTGCTTTTAAGTGCTTTAGTCAGTGGCTTTCACGCTGCTTTGTGTTCCATTGACCCCAATTCTGCTTTAATTGCCTGTCCTTTGAAATGAAATTACCTGGATATTGATATTGGTGAACGCAGTGCTGTTTTATTGGGATGCAATTGATGGGGGACAGCACTGGTACGATGCCCTGAATACAATTTCTACTGAACAGTCAGTAATTAACACGTATAATTTGTTTcatctgtgatttatttatttattttttattaattctgtTGTAGTATGAAGAATATTGTGTATTGCAGGTCTGTAAACAGACACTCAAACTATGTCACATTAATCTTCCACTTGCTATTTAGTTCATTGTAACTCAAATTGTATATGAGTGTTTAAATATGAAACTGAATATGAATAGTGGATACATATCTAGACTCATCTGCAACTTTATCAGGTACACCTTGCTACTTTGCATTGAACATTATTTTACCCTCAGGATACATCTATGCTTTCCTGTCGTTTCTGCCACCTCAAACCAGTCTGGCCATTGTTCTCTAGTCTAGagatttgttgttgtgcatgaaAATCCCAATAGATCAGGAGTTTCTGAAATGTCCTGTCTGGCACCAACAGCATGCCACGTTCAAAATCACTTAAATCTCATTTCCTCTTCATTCTGATGCTTAGTTTCTTCAGCAGAACGTTTCTGCTACATGCCTAAATGTATTATGTTGCTGCCATATGATTGGCTGATTAGCCATTTGTGTTAATGAGCAGTTGaacaggtgtacctaataaagtggccggGGAGTGTATATGTTTGTTGTCAGTGCCAGTTTCCTAGTTGCCAATAAAGTGCAGTGTTAATGACCGGTAGTCTAAGCCCAGTTCACATAGGCAATCTCTTCCTGCTGGCCCACATTATCATAGAGGTCAGGGGTCATACCCAGGGGggttatttaaagtaaatatataaacCAATATCTCCCTGTTTGGTAGTTAACTCCCTCGTTTGACCAGCGCTGAGATTACACAGTGCACACCGTGTTGTGTGAGGTCTTAATGGGGAGAGAGGGACTGTAGTATGCGGCAATAGGCCTATTAAAGACATTCATTAAACTTGCGCTTATGAGAGAGGGACTAACTGGTGGGCAGTTGAATTAACAGGCCTTTTACATTACAAGCAGACTCACCAGAGGCCCATGTGAACTGTGTGGGGGAAATTGCTCTACCGGCCAGAGAAAAGTTGGTTActggagttttttttccttcttttaatCACAAATATGTGATATACTTTGAGTGACATAATAATTTGTTTCACACTTCTGTCTTTGCAGCTTAACGtcataataaaatcacaaaatcGTTAGAGATGTAACTAACGTGAGGATTAGTTTAAAACAACAGCTGCGGTGAGAGGTTGAAAAGTTAGGTCAAGAGTTCATGCCTGCACCGCTACTGTGCAGCACCAACCAGCGCACTGGGGACACAGCCAAGAGTTTTACCTTATATAGCACAATGTTAATGTGCTTCACACTCTATTAGAAAGGGGAACACTGGGccaaaaacaacaatgtgttttgtctgtttttaaagctgtgagCAATTCCAGAGGAAATCTGACATCACTGCTTCTGTGGCGTTTCAGTTTTCAACTAGtcttttttattaatcaaatcaaagtgCAGGTCACCGAGGTCATTTATTTACAGATATGTTTTCTGTACTAAGCAATTAAGTTATACTGTGCTTCCCAACCTTATTATGTTTTGAATGAAAATTTGAATATCTCACTGCTACAGTGTGCTCTGTTGATAAAATGCTGAGGCTGGCATTCTTTAAGTTGACTTGTGACTAGGTTTGTGATCTTTAATGAACCTTGTGTGTTCGGAGGCCTGAAGGTGATCGTACAGTACACTCCTATGTAATAGCATGGGATGGCTCATTATAGCAAGGCATAACAATTCACACATTAATTTTCCAGCATCcagtttttaattaatccaGTAGGCAGTCTTAAACACAGGGTACACAAATTGCCTTCGGCCTCATAATTAATTCTAAtggaagaaattaaaaattgGTGGGGTGTGTTTGGATTGTTCGTCTGTATTACTGTGGTTTCGAGCTCGCTGGAGCGACGCTGTCACCGACAAGGATCTCTCACTACCCTGACCAATCTCCATTCACTGGCAAGCATGCAGGGAGTGTGTGCTCACCCACAAGACGTCTGAAAGAATGGAGATGtgttgcatgtctgtgtgtgctaaAGCGTATGCTTTTGTTCTGTTCCTGAGTAAAGTCAGCTTCTTTTTGAATTATGACgtgtgtgtattattattatttttatttttttctcttcacagtCCTGAATCAAtatgttagtgtgtgttgttACTCAGAGTAGTTACACAGAGCCTATATCAACACCCATTGTTCCCACCACCACCCTGGTGTGTTGAAGTGGTTTGAgattttttctcagttttaacGATGATGTTGATCTTGGATTCCAGCCAGCTGTTTCTGTATCTACAGTACCTGTTGAGCCAGTGGGAGTTACACTGGAAACCTCTGTATCATATCAGCATTTCTGATGCTCTGTCTCTGTAGAGCTCTAAAGTCTACCACACTCTGGAATACGACACCCTGTttccttcctctgctcttgCTTCTCGCTATTCCAGCGTCTCTATTTATTTCCCCTCGCTGTCTCCTTACCTCTTTTTCAGGCCAATCGGGTATAAAAATCCCCCTTTTTGCAGCGGTGActtctttgttttcactcaTCATCAATAAACAATCAAacgtgttttattttatacctTCCTCCCCCCCATAGGCCCCTCCACATTCTGGTATGTAATGCGGCGGTGTGCACTCAGCCCTGGAGCTTGACAGAAGACGGCCTGGAGTCCACCTTCCAGATCTGCCACCTAGGTCACTTCCTTCTTGTTCAGTGTCTACAGGATGTGCTGCGCCGCTCGGTCCCCGCCCGTGTCGTGGTTGTGTCTTCAGAGTCTCACAGGTGAATACGATAAACTAAGCAGATTAAATAGTTTGAATCTATATAGAAAAAATACGactttgaaatatttcattaaataataatcatactCTGTGTGTTGTACCTGCCATACATTAATTAATTCTTAATATGAAtagcaaagaaaatatttgtacatGTGTGATGTTTATGTTCAGCATTAATAGGCAGAAATTACTGTCTCCATTGCTGAGTTTGAGAACTATACACCCACACCTGCCTTATTTTAACACTGTGGGCATGGAAATGGTCCATCCAGGTTGCCATAATGTAAATGAACACCCTATTCACTAGCTCTAAAACTGTAAATTCTTTAACTCCAGCCATGCTGTTATATTGGCCACATTGGCTAGTTTTCACCATAAACTGATAGATCAGACTTAATGTGTATTGTCAAACATGACAGCCTCACTCACTGAAAATTCATTTCCCTCCACATGCTGTCACTATGAATTAAATGTATCATCAACATGATGGATGGACTTATCAGCTGAAATTTACTTTGATCAAGTATCTGCTCCTTTCTGTCTGACCCCCTGACTCAgcccctttctcctctctgttcactCCTTCTGCCATCTAATGCTTTCCAAGTCTGTCTTTTTGTTAAGCAACTCTGCTCCATAGCCTTCTGTTTCGCCCGTCATACAATAGACAAGCATGATGCCTTATAGTGATCTGTGCGCCTAAGCCCCGAGCcatgtgtgcgtgcacgtgtatgtgtgtgtgagcgagacATTGATCCTggcttcagtcagtcagacgGTCAAGCAGAGTGATTGATTGGAGCTCGGCAGAGTGACCTGAGACAAGGAGAACATACAGAGTTATTCTAGCAGATCAACCAGCAGCACCATTACAGGGGCCCTCATATGAGTTATGTTATACAGACTGCCATGCATGAAAGAACAAGAGCAGCGGAGGAGATGGTTTGACACTTTACTTGGGGTCTCACTCTACTTTTGTTTGCCATGGTAAGACGTAGAGAGAATGGAGAAAGCCTATTGAAATAAAGCGTGTCATAAAGGGAGTATTGACAACATATAGCTGATGGAAGACGAACCTGCAGTAAGTAGGAACAGTGAGTTCACACAAGTTTTCCCGAtgttaaaactttaaatgaatcTAAATGCAAACAATTTATACATATTGAAAAGCCAAGAATAACCACGTTCTCACTCTTTGCCCTAcagctccatctctctccttctgcctcCCCAACACATACTCTCAGCTTCATTTCTCTCCTCTATAAGCAGCAGTGGCTTTAACCCCTTCAAAGGTGACTTAGGTAGGACCAGAGAGAGTCAGTTACACACTGACAAAGACTAGAGGGGGGGAACAAGGAGCAAATATAGACAATATCTCATAATACATCTTCCATTCTGCCCACCTCATTCCAGACCTATATTACATCTTTTGAAGTTGatcccttttttgtttgtgttattttcagttCCCGCTGATTTCTCGTTTATTCACTTAGCCTCTTCTCACAGGCAGcgtctgacctctgacctggcAACATATTGTATCCCCTAAGCTCCTTGTCCACTGGCAAAGTATTGACCTATATGGGACAGGGATGGGAGTGATGGTCACACAAGTAATGGCAGGACACTTTATCAGTTTCCACCACAGGGGCTTACTGTGGAATTGGCCCAGTACAGGTTTACTTTGGCCTAGTCCTGCATTAGATCTCGTCAAACAAGGAGGAGATAATATCCTTAATGCCATTACCTCTGACTGAGCTCTGGCAATGTacctttatatatttatttgttttatttgatgttgtttAATCTATGTATTTGTGTGGATCATCTGCAAATAtaattcactgtttgttttaaaacctCATTCAAATGCAGCTAGACTCAACTTCAGCAATGAGaacaaatatggaaaaaaaagcacatttggtGCCCGTGCATTTGATTTATCAACCTCTACTTGCTAAAGTAGTTATGAAGTTGCAgcacatgaaatgaaaagccTGCAGATGTTGTAATTTAGCCAAGCAAGGATGTTGCGGAAGGCGACAGTAAACAAGAGGCAGTAAGCTTGTAAAGTCACAACAAGGAAACCAGGTGACATTTTGATTGGTTGTGTTCTAATGACTGGATTAATATGTAGGATGTGTTCTGCCGGTTTGGATTCTatcactgtttctctctcacacacacacacacacacacgtaaacacatacatacacacacaggcagtgtaGATCTCATGTCTGTGCGGTGTGATGTTGTTGTGTGACTGCACAATAACACAACGAGTAGTGTAATGTTTAAGGGGCCTTGTCAAACATCTGGAGTTTAACAGCTCTGTCGCAGGCAATTAAAGAACATCATGTCACGTCTTTTGATTTGTATGCAGCCAGCACCACACATCTGCCCGTGGAAAGCTTACACAGACGCACGCTCTCACTCGAACTGTTCTTGATCTGTACTGTGTTTTAGGTTCACGGACCTGTTAGACTCCTGTGGCAAAGTGGACCTGGCCCTGTTGTCTCCCCAAAAGAAGGACTACTGGTCCATGCTAGCTTACAATCGGGCCAAACTCTGTAACGTCCTCTTCAGCAATGAGCTCCATCGCCGCCTCTCACCTCATGGCGTCACCTCCAACGCACTGCATCCAGGGAACATGATGTACACGTCCATTCACCGGAGCTGGTGGCTGATGACCTTTCTCTTCACACTGGCCCGGCCTTTCACCAAGTCTATGGTAAGGCAGAAAACAAGTCTGTAAAAATCTAACCTTATgactgcacatactgtagcgTGACTGGGTCAATGGTCACCaaaaatactatttttttttaaaattacagatGAGAATACATTGGTTTAGTGGTGGATCTGCAGCTAGCTTTATTTTCCAGCATGGGAAGAGAATCAGTAAAGTCACCacactatattattatattgctATCTTCCTTTCGGGCTCTAATGTGTCGCCTTATTCAGCCCGTATGTTTGTCTTGGCATGTTcctggaagagaggagaggaaaaggatAGAGAGGGGTTGATCTGCTGAGTGCTGAGGGCTCAGGGAGAGAGTCTGGATTTCACAGATAGAGAGATattctgtggtttgttttcctcttcctcctgtcaCTGTTTATTTAACTCTGAGAGGCTGTTCTCCTCTCACCAGGGTAGGTGATATTCCAGATCCAGTGTACTGTGACTATTAggttacagtaaatgtactgcATAAACTCAAGTATCTACCTTTATGCAGTCATGTGCTCTAAGAGAATAAGCTTTCTGTCAAATGCAGTATATTTATTTGCAGTCGCAAGTCACGGACATCCAGTTAGATCCACATCATGTAAGACGACTTACTGCTAAATTTTCCTCCTAAGGCAGCAACCTCATATTCCTTACATGCCCcgagtgtgtgtggctgtacAATAAATGACCGCATAAGGGTGTTCATGGCACGTGTGTGCTTACGAAATGATGTCAGGTGCCTGAGGTTAACGTCCTCGCACTCTTTTGATATGAACGATAAAATCCAGCACCATGATTTATCTTAGTCTATATTGTGTCCTTTGCTCTGTAAGATTTTCCAATGGATAGCAGCACTGACTCCATAGTCTCCTAATATATGCTTTAGTTTGACTGTTACATCTTTCCATTAGCTGCTCTTCATACTTTATCAATTTAGTGTTTGCACTCAAGGGAAAATGTGATATGTTGAAAGGCAGCATGGTGGAATTTTAGTGAAGCGTTATTCTGATCCATCATGTTTGACAGACACAAGGCCTCAGGCTGTCATTTGTCTCTCTATCTTCTGACATAGGATGAGAGATGAGACGAACTGCTCCTCAGCAcctttcacaaaatgtcaagctgaacatttcctcagtttgactttttgtCCCCGCTCTTTACCGTCTATAACATTTTTCTTAGCTCTTTTTCATCACTCGCTGTCTTGTTTAAATCCTTAAATCTGGTCTGTGACAATTTAGCTGGACCAGACTTTGTTCAACACGCCTTTTAATCGGATGATTTGGGAGTTTACCCTGGACTGGATGACGCTTCCGTGTTGTGTGAGCGCACAGATGCAATTAGCAGAGCGGTTTCTGCACCAGAATGGGGCAAAGACTTTTCTACACGTGGTTAATTAAACGTAGTGTAGATGTTAGTAAATATTAAAGGACAAAGGTAGAGCTAGTAATTAAATTCTGGCGTGCTGACACAGCGATTAACTACAACTCATGTCTGATaaaggccacacacacacacagatacacaggcACACCCTTAAGCTGAGCATTTGCTCTTATTTAAATCTGGGGTTGATAAGGCCCCTGAAAGTGTATCCTCTTTAAAATCCCACTCCTCACTCCTTCTGCCCCCACATTAAGGGCTTAATAAAACAGTGATATTATTTCAGTTATTGGTTGCAGGGATATGAAGATGGTATCGCTTTAATTGCTTGCGTACGCTTGCGGGATCCATGGAGATTGTTCTGGGATGCAAACATAAGCAGAATGTTGACTccaaaaaacaatcacaaagcCCCCGTGTGTGTTCTTGTGCAAATAACCAGCCTCTCATTTAAAACATAGGTTTGATTTATACGAGCACAGGTGGAGTGATGTACGGTTGCCCTACTtgagcagacaaacacacacagacaagtgcACACATGAATTCACAATATGGAGACTGAAAGAGACTGAACCACCTGGAGCTACATGTGGTCCTTAAGCTTTAATGTGATCGTAGTAAAGGTGAAGAAATGTCATGTCAAGCGATATACACTCTATTTACAGTAATGCAGTCCTGTTCATGCCTTCTTGCCTCTTTTATTGTGCTTCACTTTAACACTCCACTTTTATCCTTTCAGCTTATTTCGCTCCTGTATTACCACAGATATATTTTGACTTCCTCCCCTTTTTGCATTCTTTGTGTTAAGGATTTCACTTAAGGGAAAGAAACTTCTCTAATAGCAGGGAGCACAACCCACTCTGCTATTGATGTGCAGAGCTGATTCCATTTTGCTGAGTTGAGAAAGGCATCTATAAAGTGCCATGACATTTTAATCAGCCAAACTATCTCTCACTAACATCATGTTCCCCTCCCCTTGCCTTGATCTACTTATCAGAGATTGTGCGACTAGGCCTGTAACTCCTGTTTCTTTAATTCAGCGTGTTTAGAGTGGGAGTTTTCC
This DNA window, taken from Anabas testudineus chromosome 6, fAnaTes1.2, whole genome shotgun sequence, encodes the following:
- the wwox gene encoding WW domain-containing oxidoreductase isoform X2; its protein translation is MAALKYAGMDDTDSEDELPPGWEERSTKDGWVYYANHDEMKTQWEHPKTGKKKRCAGDLPYGWEQETDEKGQIIYVDHINKRTTYFDPRQAFTVEDVVVKPKRYDGNTAALEILQGRDLSDKVVLITGGNSGIGFETARSFALHGAHVILACRNLSRASKAVSLIQQEWHKARVEAMMCDLASLRSVREFAAAFKAKKLPLHILVCNAAVCTQPWSLTEDGLESTFQICHLGHFLLVQCLQDVLRRSVPARVVVVSSESHRFTDLLDSCGKVDLALLSPQKKDYWSMLAYNRAKLCNVLFSNELHRRLSPHGVTSNALHPGNMMYTSIHRSWWLMTFLFTLARPFTKSMMTPTRPPPF
- the wwox gene encoding WW domain-containing oxidoreductase isoform X3, producing MAALKYAGMDDTDSEDELPPGWEERSTKDGWVYYANHDEMKTQWEHPKTGKKKRCAGDLPYGWEQETDEKGQIIYVDHINKRTTYFDPRQAFTVEDVVVKPKRYDGNTAALEILQGRDLSDKVVLITGGNSGIGFETARSFALHGAHVILACRNLSRASKAVSLIQQEWHKARVEAMMCDLASLRSVREFAAAFKAKKLPLHILVCNAAVCTQPWSLTEDGLESTFQICHLGHFLLVQCLQDVLRRSVPARVVVVSSESHRFTDLLDSCGKVDLALLSPQKKDYWSMLAYNRAKLCNVLFSNELHRRLSPHGVTSNALHPGNMMYTSIHRSWWLMTFLFTLARPFTKSM